Proteins found in one Amblyraja radiata isolate CabotCenter1 chromosome 15, sAmbRad1.1.pri, whole genome shotgun sequence genomic segment:
- the LOC116981523 gene encoding zinc finger protein 84-like isoform X4, producing the protein MEGGGGGGGGGEGVGGKGGVGGGGNNTNTNNNKKGSKAVATAAQPGKEKSTQIKEKPFKCGDCGKGFATQSELESHRKCHTGVRPYACVVCGKGFSRSSDLRVHQRVHTGERPFTCPVCDKSFTRSSHLLTHQRVHTGERPYSCSVCGKGFTQLSNRLRHQRLHTGERPFSCPVCRKGFTDSSTLLRHRRLHTEERPFVCSLCGKGFTRSPHLLTHQRVHTGERPFACSICGRKFTQSSHLLTHQHSHSGERPFRCSICGRGFAQLSLLLAHQHVHAENNPVHYPDEEAEAAEEEGGTVGGGEAGGEGGGGGGGGGGAGGGGGGGGGGGGGGGSLVTGLPGVGTGTDTAPGEMLDPGPASASLLLTGRPSRAGERPFKCSVCAKAFTCLSHLLRHLRVHSGERPFQCTVCEKGFTQSSSLLTHQRIHTGERPFSCSECGKGFSRSSHLLRHQRVHV; encoded by the coding sequence ATGGAAGGCggcggtggaggtggaggtggaggggaaggAGTCGGAGGCAAAGGAGGAGTCGGTGGCGGCGGcaacaacaccaacaccaacaacaacaagAAAGGCTCGAAGGCGGTGGCCACGGCGGCCCAGCCAGGGAAGGAAAAGAGCACGCAGATCAAGGAGAAGCCCTTCAAGTGCGGAGACTGCGGGAAGGGCTTTGCCACCCAGTCGGAGCTGGAGAGTCACCGGAAATGTCACACGGGCGTGCGGCCCTACGCCTGCGTggtgtgcggcaagggcttctccCGCTCCTCCGACCTGCGGGTGCACCAGCGggtccacaccggcgagcgccccttcacctgccccgtGTGTGacaagagcttcacccgctcctccCACCTGCTCACCCACCAGCGGGTCCACACGGGCGAGCGGCCCTACAGCTGTTCcgtctgcggcaagggcttcacccagctcTCCAACCGGCTGCGGCACCAGCGgctccacaccggcgagcgccccttctccTGCCCCGTCTGCCGCAAGGGCTTCACCGACTCGTCCACCCTGCTGCGCCACCGGCGGCTCCACACCGAGGAGCGGCCCTTCGTCTGCTCgctgtgcggcaagggcttcacccgctcgccCCACCTGCTCACCCACCAGCGggtccacaccggcgagcgccccttcgccTGCTCCATCTGCGGCCGCAAGTTCACCCAATCGTCCCACCTGCTCACCCACCAGCACAGCCACAGCGGCGAGCGGCCCTTCCGCTGTTCCATCTGCGGCCGCGGCTTCGCCCAGCTCTCGCTGCTCCTCGCCCACCAGCACGTCCACGCCGAGAACAACCCCGTCCACTACCCTGACGAGGAGGCGGAGGcggcagaggaggagggagggacggTCGGCGGCGGAGAAGCAGGCggcgaaggaggaggaggaggaggaggaggaggaggagcaggaggaggaggaggaggaggaggaggaggaggaggaggaggagggtcaCTGGTGACGGGGTTGCCCGGGGTCGGCACCGGCACCGACACGGCCCCGGGCGAGATGCTGGACCCCGGGCCGGCCTCGGCCTCGCTCCTGCTGACGGGCCGCCCCTCGCGGgccggcgagaggcccttcaaGTGCTCCGTGTGTGCCAAAGCCTTCACCTGCCTGTCCCACCTGCTGCGGCACCTGCGCGTACAcagcggcgagcgccccttccagTGCACCGTCTGCgagaagggcttcacccagtcctcctCCCTGCTCACCCatcagcgcatccacaccggcgagagGCCCTTCTCCTGCTccgagtgcggcaagggcttctccCGATCCTCCCACCTGCTGCGGCACCAACGCGTCCAcgtgtga